Below is a genomic region from Blochmannia endosymbiont of Camponotus modoc.
ATCCTCATGGGGATACCGCAGTATATGAAACTATAGTGCGCATGGCACAACCTTTTTTAATGCGCTATGCTTTAGTAGATGGACAGGGTAATTTTGGTTCAGTAGATGGTGATCCAGCGGCGGCTATGCGTTATACTGAAGTACGTATGTCTAAAATAGCAAATGAATTATTGTTAGATTTAGACAAAGAAACTGTTGATTATGAACTGAATTATGATGGCACTGAAAGTATTCCAGGAATACTGCCTGCTAGAATTCCAAATCTTTTGGTTAATGGTTCTTCTGGTATTGCTGTAGGAATGGCTACTAATATCCCTCCTCACAATCTTTCTGAGGTAATTAATGGATGTTTGGCGTTTATAGATAATGAGGATATTACTATTGAAGGATTAATGAAATATATTCCAGGCCCAGATTTTCCTACTGCTGCTATTATTAATGATAGCGGTGGTCTGAAAGAAGCATATAGTACCGGACGAGGTAAAATTTATATTCGGGCCCGATCGGAAATTGAAACTGATGTTAAAAGTGGTCGTGAATCTATCGTAATATATGAAATTCCTTATCAAGTTAATAAGGCTCGATTGTTAGAAAAGATCGCGGAATTAGCAAAATTAAAACGCATTGAGGGAATATATAATTTGCGTGATGAATCTGATAAGGACGGTATGCGGATAGTTGTTGAAATTAAACGTGATGCTATTAGTGAGGTAATTTTAAATAATTTATATTCTTTAACTGCGTTACAAACTTCATTCGGCATTAATATGGTAGCATTACATCAAGGACAACCAAAAATTATGTCATTAAAAGACATTTTATCTGCTTTTGTATGTCATCGTCGCGCAGTGGTAATACGTCGTGTTACTTTTGAATTAAAGAAAGCTCGTAATCGCATTCATATTTTAGAGGGGTTAGCGATTGCATTATTTAATATTGATTCAGTTATTAACCTTATCCGTCAATCTAATAGTTCTGTGGAAGCTAGTTCTGTTTTAATATCTTCGTCATGGAATATAGGCAATGGCTTTGATATAAAACAAAGAACTTTTATTAACTTGATGAAATCTGAAGGGTCAGAAGTAAAGAATGTTGTTCACAATAATCAATATTATCTTACCAAGAATCAAGTACAAGCTATTTTAGATTTAAAATTACATAAACTTACTACTTTGGAGTATGAAAAATTATTAAAAGAATATAGCAGTTTGTTAGAAAAAATAGAAAATTTAGTCTCTATCTTAAAAGATCCTAAATGCCTTATGAAGGTAATTCGTCAAGAACTATTGATGATACAAGAAGAATATAATGATTCTCGTCGTACTGAAATTAGTAGCAATATTGAAAATATTAATGTTGAAAATTTAATTAATCAAAAAGATGTGGTAGTAACTTTATCATATCAAGGTTATGTTAAATATCAACCA
It encodes:
- the gyrA gene encoding DNA gyrase subunit A yields the protein MNDFAKEITQINIEEELTHSYLDYAMSVIVGRALPDVRDGLKPVHRRILFAMQVLGNCWNRNYKKSARVVGDVIGKYHPHGDTAVYETIVRMAQPFLMRYALVDGQGNFGSVDGDPAAAMRYTEVRMSKIANELLLDLDKETVDYELNYDGTESIPGILPARIPNLLVNGSSGIAVGMATNIPPHNLSEVINGCLAFIDNEDITIEGLMKYIPGPDFPTAAIINDSGGLKEAYSTGRGKIYIRARSEIETDVKSGRESIVIYEIPYQVNKARLLEKIAELAKLKRIEGIYNLRDESDKDGMRIVVEIKRDAISEVILNNLYSLTALQTSFGINMVALHQGQPKIMSLKDILSAFVCHRRAVVIRRVTFELKKARNRIHILEGLAIALFNIDSVINLIRQSNSSVEASSVLISSSWNIGNGFDIKQRTFINLMKSEGSEVKNVVHNNQYYLTKNQVQAILDLKLHKLTTLEYEKLLKEYSSLLEKIENLVSILKDPKCLMKVIRQELLMIQEEYNDSRRTEISSNIENINVENLINQKDVVVTLSYQGYVKYQPLTDYEAQKRGGKGKLATRIKEEDFITRLLIANTHDTVLLFSNYGRIYWMKVYRLPAASRGSRGKPIINLLPLDVNERITAILPIQNYTTGHQVFMATSSGVVKKTPLTEFSRPRNVGIIALNLNDGDELIGADVTDGSNEVMLFTAYGKVVRFKETQVRSVGRSAIGVKGIHLLQGDRVVSLIIPKDKSSILTVTRNGFGKRTNQSEYPIKSRATQGVISIKVTERNGNVIGAVQVNQSDQIVMITDSGRLVRTRVSEVNIIRRNTQGVMLIRTACDECVVGLQCVVESVEN